A genomic region of Peptoniphilus sp. ING2-D1G contains the following coding sequences:
- a CDS encoding Helix-turn-helix XRE-family like proteins (Family membership) produces the protein MNDNNFIEELKQKREEYGVTQTRLAVACGISRTYFNQIENGIAFPSAELKQTIEKQIERFNPQEPLFLLIDYFRVRFPTTDAAKRVPREP, from the coding sequence ATGAATGATAATAACTTTATTGAAGAATTAAAACAAAAGCGTGAAGAATACGGAGTAACACAAACAAGACTAGCTGTTGCCTGTGGTATCAGCCGTACATATTTTAATCAGATAGAGAATGGAATTGCTTTTCCCTCTGCTGAATTAAAACAAACGATAGAAAAACAGATTGAGCGTTTCAATCCACAAGAACCGTTGTTTTTGCTGATTGATTATTTTCGTGTCCGCTTCCCTACTACGGACGCTGCAAAACGCGTTCCACGAGAGCCATAA
- a CDS encoding Hypothetical protein (High confidence in function and specificity) — protein sequence MIFDFNPWQLDVDIDLTKKLYKEVDYSTDKTANMEFIEKLSLEQQHFFNSLGIDLMKVDVDKTIYEIPEDEDTSVQKIYRMFINFLIRGKILALPKYQKDIYSDEEVFGKNFPESIKVLSSNDEDNLKVFDNGIGAGIIFKHPCFHYDDENFKEWDCGYILTRGAQKTRDNIHY from the coding sequence ATGATTTTTGACTTTAATCCTTGGCAATTAGATGTTGATATTGACTTGACAAAAAAACTATATAAAGAGGTTGATTATTCTACTGATAAAACGGCTAATATGGAGTTTATAGAAAAATTATCATTAGAACAACAACATTTTTTTAATTCTTTGGGAATTGATTTGATGAAAGTAGATGTTGATAAAACTATTTATGAAATACCCGAAGATGAAGATACATCAGTACAAAAAATATATAGAATGTTTATCAATTTTCTTATAAGAGGAAAAATATTGGCATTACCTAAGTATCAAAAGGATATTTATAGTGATGAAGAAGTGTTTGGAAAAAACTTTCCAGAGTCTATAAAAGTTTTATCTTCTAATGACGAAGATAATTTAAAGGTATTTGATAACGGAATTGGTGCCGGTATTATATTTAAGCACCCTTGTTTTCACTATGATGATGAAAATTTCAAGGAATGGGATTGTGGATATATTCTAACAAGGGGGGCACAAAAAACAAGAGACAATATACACTACTAA
- a CDS encoding hypothetical protein (High confidence in function and specificity), which produces MEISDLIKSARIEKGLTQQQLADVVFVTRQTISKWELGKSVPDQASLILLYQYLDIKDNEKKQLSKLIFNKQNIILILIAILFSPMVIGVRFICCKIDKIENRKIKAVIKVIGFVVFSSYLVSLKENVAYLLIGIFSLVYLLYQFYLSGLETK; this is translated from the coding sequence ATGGAAATATCAGATTTGATTAAATCAGCCAGAATTGAAAAGGGCTTAACCCAACAACAACTGGCTGATGTTGTCTTTGTTACGCGACAGACAATTTCGAAATGGGAATTGGGAAAAAGTGTTCCTGACCAAGCCTCTCTTATATTGCTATACCAGTATTTGGACATCAAGGATAATGAGAAAAAACAGTTATCAAAGCTTATTTTTAATAAGCAAAATATTATATTAATTTTGATTGCAATCTTATTTTCTCCTATGGTTATTGGAGTACGTTTTATCTGTTGTAAAATTGATAAGATTGAAAATCGAAAAATTAAAGCGGTAATCAAGGTTATTGGCTTTGTTGTATTCTCATCGTATCTAGTATCTTTAAAAGAAAATGTGGCGTATTTGTTAATTGGTATATTTTCTCTGGTGTATTTGTTATATCAATTCTATTTGAGTGGATTGGAAACTAAATGA
- a CDS encoding hypothetical protein (High confidence in function and specificity): protein MLKELKKNKMSVVATGILFGVMGVLIIPMIAVIVKISNALSQKHPRIYKYSMIAFIGMLLAISLFCVVIKHQMSFLVIVACLAITLCDTIKNR from the coding sequence ATGTTGAAGGAATTAAAGAAAAACAAAATGAGTGTTGTTGCAACTGGAATTTTATTTGGTGTTATGGGGGTATTAATTATTCCTATGATAGCAGTAATTGTAAAAATATCGAATGCATTATCCCAAAAACATCCTAGGATATACAAGTATAGTATGATTGCTTTTATCGGTATGTTATTGGCAATTAGCCTATTTTGCGTTGTTATTAAACATCAGATGAGTTTTCTTGTAATAGTTGCTTGTTTAGCAATAACATTATGCGACACTATTAAAAACAGATAA
- a CDS encoding Helix-turn-helix XRE-family like proteins (Family membership), whose product MDQQKIGSFLKTLRKEKNMTQEQLAEILNVSGRSVSRWETGVSQTKGY is encoded by the coding sequence ATGGATCAACAAAAAATCGGAAGTTTTCTAAAAACGCTTCGAAAAGAAAAAAATATGACACAGGAGCAGTTGGCAGAAATTCTTAATGTATCCGGCAGATCAGTTTCTCGGTGGGAAACAGGAGTTTCCCAAACAAAAGGATATTAA
- a CDS encoding hypothetical protein (High confidence in function and specificity): MELFISKIVSSIVQIILFAFIPFLWWIITARKKQKFFEWIGLKRVDGGKKTAISIIIVSVAYTVLGALLLYIIKDVETATSDFAGVGTIALPAIIVYAVLNTSFPEELLFRGFLLKRLSNKFGFGAANAIQAILFGLMHGVMFISITGVVKAIVIIIFTASIAWCMGFVNEKNANGSILPSWIIHAVSNIFSAVCAAFSVF; encoded by the coding sequence ATGGAACTATTTATCAGTAAAATTGTGAGCAGTATTGTTCAGATTATTTTATTTGCATTTATTCCTTTTTTATGGTGGATTATTACAGCGAGAAAGAAACAAAAGTTCTTCGAATGGATTGGTTTAAAGAGAGTAGATGGCGGAAAAAAGACGGCTATTTCAATCATTATAGTTTCTGTTGCATATACAGTACTAGGAGCACTTTTGCTTTATATAATAAAGGATGTCGAAACGGCAACATCTGATTTTGCGGGAGTTGGTACAATAGCACTTCCAGCTATTATTGTGTATGCGGTTTTGAATACATCATTTCCAGAAGAACTACTTTTCAGAGGATTTCTATTAAAGAGATTATCAAATAAGTTTGGTTTTGGCGCTGCTAATGCAATACAAGCAATTCTTTTTGGTCTGATGCATGGCGTTATGTTTATTTCTATAACAGGAGTTGTAAAAGCAATTGTGATTATTATTTTTACAGCATCCATTGCATGGTGTATGGGATTTGTAAATGAGAAGAATGCTAATGGATCAATTCTTCCAAGTTGGATTATTCATGCAGTATCTAATATTTTTTCTGCAGTATGTGCAGCTTTTTCTGTTTTTTAA
- a CDS encoding resolvase family site-specific recombinase (The N-terminal domain of the resolvase family contains the active site and the dimer interface. The extended arm at the C-terminus of this domain connects to the C-terminal helix-turn-helix domain of resolvase; High confidence in function and specificity), with the protein MKKKKAYVYTRVSTSMQIDGYSLDAQEERIKQYAKAYDIEIIQTYKDAGKSGTSITGRNEFIAMLNDIAAEKDKVDYVMVFKLSRFGRNAADVLQSLQVMENHNVNLICVDDSLDSSKDSGKLVITILSAVAEMERENILSQTMEGRKQKAREGKWNGGFAPIGYSLDNGELVVNEDEAKAVRMIFDLYANSDMGANGVSKYLVSLGINKPIRQNGKNPYFSASLIRQILDNPVYNGKIAYGRRKTIKDKNTGKIKLEKSDHYIIAQGNHEPLIDDELWNAVQEKRKSQAKKYEKINRGKDERVHILSNLIKCPYCGAGLYGNKSRKRNKNKEGEHYKDYYYYGCKHRQMMNGHKCTFNKQIRAELIEKEVETIITQIVSNPTFAKKIEDKINIQIDTKEIDEVINKHLAMIRQLTGTKASLINQIDSLNFEDKHYDRKYTDLNLRLDAIYDQLEYVEMQLNDSRKRKEAILEEKITSDNIYKILVNFNSLYTVLSDIDKKRLLNELIEEIQIYDEKTEKDTWIKSVVFKLPLIDHDIDYSLDKIDNVETMVLMSRV; encoded by the coding sequence ATGAAAAAGAAAAAAGCGTATGTATATACAAGAGTGTCAACATCTATGCAAATTGATGGTTACTCACTTGATGCTCAAGAAGAAAGAATAAAACAGTATGCAAAAGCTTATGATATAGAAATAATACAAACCTATAAAGATGCTGGGAAATCAGGAACATCTATTACAGGTAGAAATGAATTTATAGCTATGCTTAATGATATAGCAGCTGAAAAAGATAAAGTTGATTATGTAATGGTTTTTAAATTATCTAGATTTGGAAGAAATGCGGCGGATGTGTTGCAGTCATTACAAGTCATGGAAAATCATAATGTAAATCTGATTTGTGTTGATGATAGTTTAGACAGCTCTAAAGATTCTGGAAAACTTGTTATAACAATTCTTTCAGCAGTAGCAGAAATGGAACGTGAAAATATACTTTCTCAAACTATGGAGGGTCGAAAACAAAAGGCTAGAGAAGGTAAATGGAATGGTGGTTTTGCTCCAATTGGCTATTCATTAGATAATGGAGAATTAGTTGTTAATGAAGATGAAGCTAAAGCAGTAAGGATGATTTTTGATTTATATGCTAATTCAGATATGGGAGCCAATGGAGTATCTAAGTATTTAGTTTCTTTAGGTATTAATAAACCTATAAGACAAAATGGCAAGAATCCATATTTTTCAGCTAGTTTAATAAGACAAATATTGGATAATCCCGTATATAATGGGAAAATTGCATATGGAAGAAGAAAAACGATTAAAGATAAAAATACTGGTAAAATTAAATTAGAAAAATCTGATCATTATATTATAGCTCAAGGAAATCATGAACCTTTAATTGATGATGAGTTATGGAATGCAGTTCAGGAAAAAAGAAAATCTCAAGCTAAAAAGTATGAGAAGATAAATAGAGGAAAAGATGAGAGAGTTCATATCTTATCAAATTTAATAAAATGCCCATATTGTGGTGCTGGTTTGTATGGAAATAAAAGTCGTAAACGTAATAAAAACAAAGAAGGAGAGCATTATAAAGATTATTACTATTACGGATGCAAACATCGACAAATGATGAATGGACATAAATGTACTTTTAATAAACAAATTAGGGCTGAATTAATTGAAAAAGAAGTAGAAACAATAATTACTCAAATAGTTAGTAATCCTACCTTTGCCAAAAAAATTGAAGATAAAATCAATATTCAAATAGATACAAAAGAAATTGACGAAGTTATTAATAAACACTTAGCGATGATTAGACAATTAACAGGTACAAAAGCATCACTAATTAATCAAATCGACTCTTTAAATTTTGAAGATAAACATTATGATAGAAAATATACTGATTTAAATCTCAGACTTGATGCTATATATGACCAGTTAGAATATGTAGAAATGCAGTTAAATGATAGCAGAAAAAGGAAAGAGGCAATCCTTGAAGAAAAAATAACCTCTGATAATATTTATAAAATCCTTGTTAATTTTAATAGTCTTTATACAGTTCTTTCAGATATCGACAAAAAGAGATTACTTAATGAATTGATAGAAGAAATTCAAATTTATGACGAAAAAACAGAAAAGGACACTTGGATAAAATCTGTTGTTTTCAAGCTTCCGCTTATAGATCATGACATTGATTATAGTTTGGACAAAATAGATAATGTCGAGACGATGGTATTAATGTCGCGAGTATAG
- a CDS encoding hypothetical protein (High confidence in function and specificity) codes for MSFNITNEAFNKAFGIIDEEKKKTKKWDKRKQKYVLKNQIYDRLTKMLNDGMSTSRNNDKNDLSTTTKNKIYSVTTYKTYKKQCYKFAEFLKENYPEIKKIQQVKTEHVNEYLKNLTDKGLSAYSISTVKSAIAKVLRTSSTNFIATPPRTRKSIKRSRYEAKRDKNISEELERKFSKITSSTGLRKKEMEAVRGVDLKEINGKYYVKVRQGKGGKKRLALIMGKDKEETEEIINIFKEAGELKIAPKLPSHYDNHHYRAVYAKRIYNHYARPIDEIPGGLISEGGERYIMRNDRAGEILDRKAMLITSKYLGHNRIDVIAQSYLY; via the coding sequence ATGTCATTTAATATCACAAACGAAGCTTTTAACAAAGCATTTGGAATAATAGATGAAGAAAAGAAAAAAACTAAAAAGTGGGATAAAAGAAAGCAGAAATACGTTTTAAAAAATCAGATTTATGATAGATTAACAAAAATGTTAAATGATGGTATGAGCACATCAAGAAATAACGACAAAAATGATTTATCAACTACAACAAAAAATAAAATTTATAGCGTTACAACTTATAAGACATACAAAAAACAATGTTATAAATTTGCAGAATTTTTGAAAGAAAATTATCCTGAAATAAAGAAAATACAACAAGTTAAAACAGAACACGTAAATGAATATCTGAAAAACTTAACAGATAAAGGCTTATCTGCTTACTCAATTAGCACAGTCAAATCAGCTATAGCAAAGGTTTTAAGAACATCATCTACAAACTTTATAGCAACACCTCCAAGGACAAGAAAATCAATCAAAAGAAGTCGCTATGAAGCTAAAAGAGATAAAAACATATCAGAAGAACTAGAAAGAAAATTTTCTAAAATAACAAGCTCTACAGGATTAAGAAAAAAAGAAATGGAAGCTGTAAGAGGGGTTGATTTGAAAGAAATCAACGGAAAATATTATGTAAAAGTTAGACAAGGAAAGGGTGGAAAAAAACGCTTAGCTTTAATCATGGGCAAAGATAAGGAAGAAACGGAAGAAATAATAAATATTTTTAAAGAAGCTGGAGAGCTTAAAATAGCACCAAAATTACCTTCTCATTATGACAACCACCACTACAGAGCAGTATACGCCAAGAGAATTTATAATCATTATGCAAGACCAATAGATGAAATACCTGGTGGTTTAATTTCAGAAGGAGGAGAAAGATACATTATGAGAAATGATAGAGCTGGAGAAATATTAGATCGAAAAGCTATGTTAATAACTAGCAAATACTTAGGACATAATCGTATTGATGTAATAGCCCAATCTTATCTGTACTAA
- a CDS encoding hypothetical protein (Conserved hypothetical protein) codes for MSDNEIRDELLTLLYPKNNEKRIVYMRIKSRKHTVKFIELEKLQYYNRKNIYISVAERFPSFNNTTNKAIIDLDTIKRVSYIVVDLDYCRSSEWSHEKAEQVYNALKTFNVFDDVLCPHITLNSGRGLHLFYLIEPVYFYKDKIKKEKQISLYQDCAAYLKESLYEKISELKVADVYALKNIDLDKNVGSNILQIIRLPLSYNSSAKAKGTLIDINDFPRYYLGLWINELKPEKDINKSNYIHKANIEKLSLKRIADYKTLIKIRKENNTLVGSRDKIMIQAAWTIINGDLSKDILYEIGSLIGGGFEKERYIESKWRNAMRNVASKYKKLSNKKIMEWLDISEEESQFMSCLKPCTKKEVIAQQKREEKEKIILAVKEYYHENGNISETAKKFKLSRNTVRKYINLKLN; via the coding sequence ATGTCAGATAACGAAATTAGAGATGAACTTCTAACCCTTCTTTATCCAAAGAATAATGAAAAAAGAATTGTCTACATGAGGATAAAAAGTAGAAAGCATACAGTTAAATTTATAGAGCTTGAAAAACTTCAATATTATAACAGAAAAAATATTTATATTTCAGTTGCTGAAAGATTCCCTTCATTTAATAACACAACAAACAAAGCAATTATTGATTTAGATACTATAAAGCGTGTTTCTTACATTGTTGTTGACCTAGATTACTGCAGATCTTCTGAATGGAGCCATGAAAAAGCAGAGCAAGTTTATAACGCATTAAAAACATTTAATGTCTTTGATGATGTACTTTGTCCTCATATAACACTTAATTCAGGTAGAGGGTTACATCTGTTTTATTTAATAGAACCCGTCTATTTTTATAAAGACAAAATAAAAAAAGAAAAACAGATAAGTTTGTACCAAGATTGTGCTGCATATCTAAAAGAAAGTTTGTATGAAAAAATCTCTGAATTAAAAGTCGCAGATGTCTATGCATTAAAAAACATTGATTTAGATAAAAACGTTGGATCAAATATATTACAAATTATAAGATTACCTTTATCCTATAATAGCTCAGCTAAAGCAAAGGGTACTCTAATAGATATTAACGATTTTCCAAGATATTATCTCGGCTTGTGGATAAATGAGTTAAAACCAGAGAAAGATATAAATAAAAGCAACTATATCCATAAAGCAAACATCGAAAAACTAAGCTTAAAAAGAATTGCTGATTATAAAACATTAATTAAGATAAGGAAAGAAAATAACACACTTGTTGGTAGTAGAGATAAAATAATGATTCAAGCAGCTTGGACAATTATTAATGGAGACCTATCTAAAGATATTTTATATGAAATCGGAAGTTTAATTGGTGGAGGATTCGAAAAAGAGAGATATATAGAATCAAAATGGAGAAATGCTATGAGGAATGTAGCTTCTAAATACAAGAAATTGTCAAACAAAAAAATCATGGAATGGTTAGATATTTCAGAAGAAGAAAGTCAGTTTATGTCATGCCTCAAACCTTGTACTAAAAAAGAAGTTATAGCCCAGCAAAAAAGAGAAGAAAAAGAAAAAATAATTTTAGCTGTTAAAGAATATTATCATGAGAATGGGAATATATCTGAAACTGCGAAGAAGTTTAAGCTATCAAGGAATACGGTTAGGAAATATATTAATTTAAAATTGAATTAA
- a CDS encoding putative membrane protein (Hypothetical protein): MLIKISAWSTLIAYIVLVTLKKPNGGVGFISLIPEAVGIPPIPILIFDKWLWKWIPFIKMPKLKKEYKGLLKYNFGGEDLNKNIQVFIEQTFTNIKIKLKTNEVISNSIVAEIIEENGDFILYYNYITNPYSKYSDLNPIQIGTCRLDVSNPKKINGIYWTNRKTKGDIFLE; encoded by the coding sequence ATGCTGATAAAGATATCGGCTTGGTCTACTTTAATTGCTTACATTGTATTAGTGACTTTAAAAAAGCCTAATGGAGGGGTTGGTTTCATATCACTAATTCCTGAAGCTGTAGGAATCCCACCTATTCCGATATTGATTTTCGATAAATGGTTATGGAAGTGGATTCCTTTTATAAAAATGCCTAAATTAAAAAAAGAGTATAAAGGATTATTAAAGTATAATTTCGGTGGTGAAGATTTAAATAAAAATATTCAAGTTTTTATAGAACAAACTTTTACAAATATAAAAATAAAACTTAAAACAAATGAAGTTATAAGTAATAGTATAGTAGCAGAAATTATTGAAGAAAATGGAGACTTTATACTGTATTATAATTATATAACCAATCCATATAGCAAATATAGCGACTTAAATCCGATTCAAATTGGGACTTGTCGTTTAGATGTAAGTAATCCAAAAAAAATCAATGGAATATACTGGACAAATAGAAAAACTAAGGGAGATATATTTTTAGAATAA
- a CDS encoding hypothetical protein (High confidence in function and specificity), whose product MKFTEEQLKNYAKPISETEENQCKNAIRMVADALKELGLKESNIINKMYSDIPSYQLRMSGENGYEVKIFLQGSYANNTNVRSNSDVDVAVVQEDRFRPKYRQGVSRENYGFVTATPRERSFKDDVEIVLRKKFGYDVHRKNKSIKINGNSYRKDTDSVPALRFRDYTADYSYNENNYVGGILIIPDIGNEIINYPEQHMENGIEKNKKTNYYFKKMVRIAKEMRYKMIDEGYKSAKDVSSFLVECLVWNVPDEYFTKYTSYRFIFDEIVDFLYNSLTLISNFKEVNGIKLIGSDDSERIDYCSKFIKDLYRFYEYEI is encoded by the coding sequence TTGAAATTTACAGAAGAACAGCTAAAAAATTATGCAAAACCTATAAGTGAAACAGAAGAAAATCAATGTAAAAATGCTATTCGAATGGTGGCGGATGCGTTAAAAGAGCTAGGGTTGAAAGAATCAAATATAATCAATAAGATGTACTCAGATATTCCTTCGTATCAATTGAGGATGTCTGGAGAAAATGGTTATGAAGTTAAAATTTTTTTACAAGGTTCATATGCCAATAATACTAATGTCAGAAGTAATAGTGATGTTGATGTTGCCGTAGTTCAAGAAGATAGATTTAGACCAAAATATAGACAAGGAGTAAGTAGAGAAAATTATGGTTTTGTAACGGCAACTCCTAGAGAAAGAAGTTTTAAGGATGACGTAGAAATAGTATTAAGAAAAAAATTTGGGTATGATGTACATCGAAAAAATAAATCAATCAAAATTAACGGTAATTCATATAGAAAAGATACCGATTCAGTGCCTGCTTTAAGATTTCGTGATTATACAGCTGATTATAGTTATAATGAGAATAATTATGTTGGTGGGATCTTAATAATTCCTGATATAGGTAATGAGATTATAAATTATCCAGAACAACATATGGAGAATGGCATTGAGAAGAATAAAAAAACAAACTATTATTTTAAGAAAATGGTGAGAATTGCTAAAGAAATGCGTTATAAAATGATAGATGAAGGTTATAAGAGTGCGAAAGATGTAAGTTCATTTTTGGTGGAATGCTTAGTTTGGAATGTTCCAGATGAGTATTTTACAAAGTATACCTCTTATAGATTTATTTTTGATGAAATAGTAGATTTTTTGTATAATAGTTTGACGTTAATATCCAATTTTAAAGAAGTTAATGGGATAAAACTAATAGGAAGCGACGATTCAGAAAGAATAGATTATTGTTCGAAATTTATTAAAGACTTGTATAGGTTTTATGAATATGAAATCTAA
- a CDS encoding putative protein (High confidence in function and specificity) — MNNLSNKYLFSKEIEYLGDKVKINAVDNFMGLNSLSNDINICFTTTQKLHFDLLDPKENSLTYKDFEDTKIVFISDESHHVNTMTKRLTKDEEADRNSWEYSVMNAFHRNKDHVLLEFTATADIKDKNVRSKYLDKMIYNYPLLKFRESGYTKDFQNFATNSTLWERALMAIVMSEYRKYLFSDAGINIKPVVLFKSQRINDSEDFYDEFFEKLKSLSTTDLDNLYKAEIKELSSALDYFKKKDNSLMLLVNSLKDGFTKDKSIIMNGYADNTTEQQLQVNSLEDKDNQIRFIFAVDMLNEGWDVLNLFDIVRLYDTRQGGKGISNYTIKEAQLIGRGARYCPFKVDESQERFKRKYDYDLDNPNRILETMYFHSRDDSKYISELRQALIATGMEDENPIKITYEVKDSFKDSEIYKKGFVFSNRRVPKDRSNIKGLEESKKNTIHRYTVRDSSGVLHTLFGPDIVLEEPAKYMLNTSYKFKDIPYNILSGAAESFRELRFSVLKEKYPRLETVREFLTDDNYLGNNVLEIVHSNKMVTGRDIYNGLIRAFNSISSFILSLKPEYEGSRVFSPSKLSDVIKNKSIYLSSIDTSGGMGESQNTNPNENYQLSLFDQDWYVYNDNFGTSEEKLFIKYFNREIKPKLEEKGVKFFLIRNERISELAIYSFSDGERFEPDFLLFIEKEKIDVNSNFQVYIEPKGSHLLLKDSWKEKFLLDISEMHEIENTIFTTNNDYIILGLPFYNEEMRKCNFENAVNKLIEEI; from the coding sequence TTGAATAATCTTTCAAACAAGTATCTATTTAGCAAAGAAATCGAATATTTGGGAGACAAAGTCAAGATTAATGCGGTAGACAATTTTATGGGACTGAACAGTCTTTCAAACGATATTAATATATGCTTTACAACGACGCAAAAACTACACTTTGATCTATTAGATCCAAAGGAAAACTCCTTGACTTATAAAGATTTTGAAGACACAAAAATAGTATTTATTTCAGATGAATCTCACCATGTTAATACCATGACTAAAAGACTGACAAAAGACGAAGAGGCTGACAGAAACTCTTGGGAATACTCGGTGATGAATGCTTTTCATAGAAATAAAGATCATGTACTCTTAGAGTTTACGGCAACAGCAGATATTAAGGATAAGAATGTAAGATCAAAATATTTGGATAAGATGATTTATAATTATCCACTCTTGAAATTTAGAGAATCTGGCTATACTAAAGACTTTCAAAACTTTGCGACTAATTCGACTCTTTGGGAAAGAGCCTTGATGGCTATAGTCATGAGTGAGTATAGAAAATATCTCTTCTCTGATGCTGGTATAAACATTAAGCCTGTTGTTCTTTTTAAGTCTCAAAGGATTAATGACTCGGAAGATTTTTATGATGAATTTTTTGAAAAGCTGAAAAGTCTATCGACAACTGATTTAGATAACTTATATAAGGCGGAGATAAAAGAACTAAGCTCTGCTCTTGATTATTTTAAAAAGAAAGATAATTCTCTAATGCTTCTAGTTAATTCATTAAAAGACGGTTTCACAAAAGATAAGTCTATTATTATGAATGGATATGCTGACAATACGACAGAGCAGCAACTACAGGTAAACTCGCTGGAAGATAAGGATAACCAAATTCGTTTTATTTTTGCAGTAGATATGCTCAATGAAGGATGGGACGTTTTAAATCTCTTTGATATCGTAAGGCTTTATGATACCCGTCAAGGTGGAAAAGGAATATCTAACTACACTATAAAAGAAGCTCAGCTTATTGGACGTGGCGCTAGGTATTGTCCATTTAAGGTAGATGAAAGCCAAGAGAGATTTAAAAGAAAGTATGATTACGATTTAGATAATCCCAATAGAATTCTTGAAACCATGTATTTTCACTCAAGAGACGATTCTAAATATATTTCTGAGCTAAGACAGGCACTCATTGCAACGGGGATGGAAGACGAAAACCCGATAAAGATTACCTATGAAGTAAAAGATTCTTTCAAAGATTCTGAAATTTATAAAAAGGGATTTGTATTTTCAAACAGACGTGTGCCAAAGGATAGGTCTAATATTAAAGGACTTGAGGAAAGCAAAAAAAATACTATTCATCGTTATACGGTAAGGGATTCAAGTGGAGTGCTACATACTCTTTTTGGACCGGATATAGTGCTTGAAGAACCGGCAAAATATATGCTTAATACTTCTTATAAGTTTAAAGATATACCCTATAATATTTTATCTGGTGCTGCAGAAAGTTTTAGAGAACTTAGATTTTCTGTTTTAAAAGAGAAGTATCCAAGGTTGGAAACAGTCAGAGAATTTTTAACCGATGACAATTATTTAGGGAATAATGTTTTAGAGATTGTCCATAGTAATAAGATGGTTACAGGAAGAGATATCTACAATGGCCTTATAAGAGCTTTTAATAGCATTTCTTCTTTTATATTAAGTCTAAAACCTGAGTATGAGGGGTCGAGAGTATTTTCTCCAAGCAAATTGTCAGATGTTATAAAGAATAAGTCCATCTATTTATCAAGTATCGATACTAGTGGAGGTATGGGCGAATCCCAAAACACCAACCCAAATGAGAATTACCAACTAAGCCTTTTTGACCAGGACTGGTATGTTTACAATGACAACTTCGGAACAAGCGAGGAAAAACTATTTATTAAATATTTTAACAGAGAGATTAAGCCTAAGTTAGAAGAAAAAGGAGTTAAATTCTTCCTGATAAGAAATGAAAGAATTTCAGAGCTTGCAATTTACTCTTTTTCTGATGGAGAAAGATTTGAGCCTGACTTTTTACTTTTTATTGAAAAAGAAAAAATTGACGTGAACTCAAACTTTCAAGTTTATATAGAACCAAAAGGATCTCACTTATTATTGAAAGATTCATGGAAAGAAAAATTTCTATTAGATATTTCAGAAATGCATGAAATAGAAAATACAATTTTTACTACAAATAACGATTATATAATTTTGGGTTTACCATTTTATAATGAAGAAATGAGAAAATGTAACTTTGAAAATGCTGTTAATAAGTTAATAGAAGAAATTTAA